The Mugil cephalus isolate CIBA_MC_2020 chromosome 11, CIBA_Mcephalus_1.1, whole genome shotgun sequence genome includes a window with the following:
- the tpi1b gene encoding triosephosphate isomerase B: MSRKFFVGGNWKMNGDKKSLGELIQTMNTAKVDPNVEVVCGAPSIYLDFARSKLDAKFGVAAQNCYKVPKGAFTGEISPAMIKDCGVNWVILGHSERRHVFGESDELIGQKTAHALESGLGVIACIGEKLDEREGGITEKVVFAQTKFIADNVKDWSKVVLAYEPVWAIGTGKTASPQQAQEVHEKLRGWMKTNVSEAVANSVRIIYGGSVTGGTCKELASQKDVDGFLVGGASLKPEFVEIINAKA, translated from the exons ATGAGCAGAAAATTCTTCGTCGGTGGAAACTGGAAGATGAACGGCGACAAGAAAAGCCTTGGGGAGCTCATCCAGACCATGAACACGGCCAAGGTGGACCCCAATGTCG AGGTGGTCTGCGGCGCTCCATCCATCTACCTGGACTTTGCCAGATCCAAGCTGGACGCCAAGTTTGGCGTGGCAGCTCAGAACTGCTACAAAGTTCCCAAGGGTGCCTTCACTGGGGAGATCAG CCCTGCCATGATCAAGGACTGTGGTGTGAACTGGGTGATCCTGGGACACTCCGAAAGGCGCCACGTCTTCGGAGAGAGCGACGAG CTGATCGGCCAGAAGACGGCTCACGCTCTGGAGAGCGGCCTCGGCGTGATCGCCTGCATCGGCGAGAAGCTGgacgagagagagggaggcatcACGGAGAAGGTTGTCTTTGCTCAGACCAAGTTCATCGCAG ACAACGTAAAGGACTGGAGCAAGGTCGTGCTCGCCTACGAGCCCGTGTGGGCCATTGGCACCGGCAAGACCGCCTCCCCCCAGCAG GCCCAGGAAGTGCACGAGAAGCTGAGGGGGTGGATGAAGACCAACGTGTCTGAAGCTGTGGCCAACTCTGTGAGGATCATCTACGGAG gCTCTGTGACCGGCGGTACCTGTAAAGAACTGGCCTCCCAGAAGGACGTTGACGGTTTCCTCGTGGGCGGAGCTTCCCTCAAGCCAGAGTTTGTGGAAATCATCAACGCCAAGGCATAA
- the LOC125016421 gene encoding zinc finger protein 205-like, with product MSKMQSLKAFLNERLTAAAEEIFGAVEKTIVEYKEEISRSKDLEIGRLRMQLRLLKSDPRSDRCFEAELHHHHHHPPPPPPPLPQQQHHQSPPPVDPPEPQHCEEDEGEDPGSSMEREHPESSEVKKEQQKAHRDFWMGHDSEQLEAFESGIKDFISSPSSLKTSLHDPALPFHPYHNNYEERREKPYSCSVCEKRFSNCSHLAAHIRTHTGERPYRCEICRKAFITTSALNRHQTIHTEGKQFVCNYCGKSFKWMESLGRHMRSVHKRENIPV from the exons atgtCCAAAATGCAGTCGCTGAAAGCATTTCTCAACGAGAGGCTGACTGCGGCGGCGGAGGAGATCTTTGGAGCTGTTGAAAAGACAATAGTCGAGTACAAAGAGGAGATTTCTCGTTCAAAGGATTTAGAAATCGGTCGCCTCAGGATGCAGCTGAGGCTCCTCAAGTCAG ACCCACGGTCGGATAGATGTTTTGAAGCGGagctgcaccaccaccaccaccatcctcctcctcctcctcctcctcttcctcagcagcagcatcatcagtCACCCCCTCCAGTGGATCCTCCTGAGCCCCAGCACtgtgaggaggatgagggggaGGATCCGGGCAGCAGCATGGAGCGGGAGCATCCAGAGTCCTCAGAGGTCAagaaggagcagcagaaggCTCACAGGGACTTCTGGATGGGCCACGACTCCGAGCAGCTGGAAGCCTTTGAGTCGGGCATTAAAGACTTCATCTCATCTCCCTCCAGTCTGAAAACCAGTCTGCACGACCCCGCCTTGCCTTTCCACCCGTACCACAACAATtacgaggagaggagagagaaaccCTACAGCTGCTCTGTTTGTGAAAAGCGCTTCAGCAACTGCTCCCACCTCGCAGCACAcatcaggacacacacaggagagaggCCGTACAGATGTGAGATATGCAGGAAGGCCTTTATCACGACCAGCGCTCTGAACAGACACCAGACCATCCACACAGAGGGGAAACAGTTTGTGTGTAACTACTGTGGAAAGTCATTTAAGTGGATGGAGTCTCTGGGCAGACACATGAGAAGTGTCCACAAAAGGGAGAATATTCCTGTATGA